In the Larus michahellis chromosome 6, bLarMic1.1, whole genome shotgun sequence genome, one interval contains:
- the LOC141745160 gene encoding G-protein coupled receptor 55-like codes for MNDTHAKNSISDTVKLFQLIVYAPTFTLGLLFNVMALSFLFFKVKKLSESTVYMIALIFLDTLLLFTLPFKIISYHLQDKWNLGSVFCSTLESLYFVNMYGSILISLCICVDRYVAIRHPFTALTLRSTKKAAMVCIVICLGTSVGTISTFQLHGEGHNISSCFHNFSKSTWENVGLLSALETVFFGSMAATTFCTVQTIRCLRKRRKPDNPQTHTTRAEKIVVANFVAFLVCFMPYHVVYFVYFLVKNNIIHTSFQQVLRDIIQVTLCWANLNCCLDGACYYFVLKESLEDLLENSQKTAMQKP; via the coding sequence ATGAACGACACCCATGCCAAGAACAGTATCAGCGATACCGTGAAACTGTTCCAGCTCATCGTGTACGCTCCCACGTTCACCCTGGGACTGCTGTTCAATGTGATGGCTCTGTCATTCCTGTTTTTTAAGGTCAAAAAGCTGTCAGAATCTACAGTCTACATGATAGCCCTTATTTTCCTGGATACTTTGCTGCTGTTTactcttccttttaaaatcatttcCTACCACCTTCAGGACAAGTGGAACTTGGGGTCTGTGTTTTGCTCCACTTTAGAGAGTCTTTACTTCGTAAACATGTACGGCAGCATCCTCATCTCCCTCTGCATCTGTGTAGACCGGTATGTTGCTATCCGGCACCCTTTCACAGCTCTCACCCTGCGATCCACCAAGAAAGCTGCTATGGTCTGTATTGTCATCTGCCTGGGCACCTCAGTTGGGACAATCTCTACTTTCCAACTGCATGGAGAGGGCCACAACATCTCGTCCTGCTTCCATAACTTCTCCAAGAGCACGTGGGAAAACGTAGGCCTGCTCAGCGCCTTGGAGACTGTCTTCTTTGGCAGCATGGCAGCCACGACCTTCTGCACTGTTCAGACCATCAGGTGTTTGAGAAAGCGCAGAAAACCAGACAACCCTCAAACACACACCACCAGAGCGGAGAAGATAGTGGTGGCAAACTTTGTGGCATTTTTGGTCTGTTTCATGCCTTACCACGTGGTATACTTTGTGTACTTTTTGGTGAAGAATAACATCATTCATACCAGTTTTCAGCAAGTGCTACGAGACATCATTCAGGTCACCCTTTGCTGGGCAAACCTGAATTGCTGTCTTGATGGGGcgtgttattattttgttttaaaggagtCCTTGGAGGACCTGTtagaaaacagtcaaaaaacaGCCATGCAAAAGCCTTGA
- the ITM2C gene encoding integral membrane protein 2C isoform X1: MVYVSTFLSSFWSAFTCLFPEEPAPAVQGRRTSLSGVCYLTMGLLVLLLGLVFASMYVYRYFFITQLPRESVFHCGVLYEDSLYSPFKGQLELHEDVKIYLEENYEQINVPVPQFGGSDPADIIHDFQRGLTAYHDITLDKCYVIELNTTIVMPPRNLWELLVNVKKGTYLPQTYIIQEEMIATEHVSDMEQLGSFIYRLCSGKETYRLKRRNARRRISRREAGNCHRIRHFENTFVVETVICKKS, from the exons GAGGAGCCGGCTCCCGCGGTGCAGGGCCGGAGGACATCGCTCAGCGGGGTGTGCTACCTGACCATGGGTCTCCTCGTACTGCTCCTGGGCTTGGTCTTTGCATCGATGTATGTGTACAGATACTTCTTCATCACCCAG ctgccccgcgAGAGTGTGTTTCACTGTGGCGTCCTTTACGAAGACTCGCTGTATTCGCCGTTCAAAGGGCAGCTGGAGTTGCATGAGGACGTCAAGATTTACCTTGAGGAGAACTACGAGCAAATCAACGTCCCAGTGCCCCAGTTTGGAGGGAGTGACCCTGCGGATATCATCCATGATTTCCAGCGA GGTCTGACAGCTTATCATGACATAACGCTGGATAAATGCTACGTCATCGAGCTGAACACCACTATTGTGATGCCTCCTCGCAACCTGTGGGAGCTGCTGGTTAACGTGAAG AAAGGGACATACCTGCCTCAGACATACATAATCCAGGAGGAGATGATCGCCACCGAGCACGTCAGTGACATGGAGCAGCTCGGCTCCTTCATCTACCGCCTCTGCAGCGGCAAGGAGACCTACAGGCTGAAGCGGAGGAACGCAAGGAGAC GTATCAGTCGACGCGAGGCTGGAAACTGTCATCGTATTCGTCACTTTGAAAACACTTTTGTGGTCGAAACTGTTATCTGCAAAAAGTCGTGA